Proteins encoded within one genomic window of Tigriopus californicus strain San Diego chromosome 12, Tcal_SD_v2.1, whole genome shotgun sequence:
- the LOC131892109 gene encoding diuretic hormone receptor-like isoform X1 yields the protein MTSTTFENVTCSNFCNITNPVWCKNFMLGLSTLHCSTEDCEKNLCQEVALCEDLAESNPIFEASGQDFCPIVFDGWSCVNSTPAGSTIKFPCPNFLHLNFDKENLAYRECSSEGHWFDIELNKSFTHYEQCPDVHSFKMFDLINKVYMAGYVISLVFLCLATLIFMQFRSLKCVRNTIHTNLFVASILHNLLWLVWYCVIYQMGSISEWSEVSLVACKVLQTLVQYFTVCTYFWMLCEGLYLFVVLIVTFISESRVLIGLCTLGWVCPGVLILLYVLLRTLSSEPGHHELCWMEDTPYNWVYKLPCILTIFINLVFLARIVHVLVAKLHKDVSDRAALIKTARAIGVLVPLFGLHNFLAAVKPDEGDSTLRIIMEFLCAITTSFQGLVIAILFCLINSEVSFQLKKFFGDHIDTRHQSMAMTQYTVRTTRLGSITPHPHMAALRQEFLVNRVYDDISEESVSMPAWRNPNNACTDLIRHLTNVIKVLLVHHRHENLKLEQWICQCLFWEMSQ from the exons ATGACTTCCACTACGTTTGAGAACGTTACCTGTTCCAACTTCTGCAACATCACTAACCCGGTGTGGTGCAAAAATTTCATGCTTGGTCTGAG tACGCTCCATTGTTCCACCGAGGATTGCGAGAAAAATCTCTGCCAAGAGGTTGCTCTGTGCGAGGATTTGGCCGAGAGTAACCCGATCTTTGAGGCCTCGGGTCAAG ACTTTTGTCCAATCGTCTTTGACGGATGGTCTTGTGTGAATTCGACTCCTGCCGGAAGTACGATCAAGTTTCCATGTCCCAATTTCCTTCACCTCAACTTCGACAAAGAGA ACTTGGCTTATCGTGAATGCTCATCAGAAGGTCATTGGTTCGATATTGAGCTGAATAAGTCCTTCACGCATTACGAGCAATGCCCAGATGTCCACAGCTTCAAG ATGTTCGACTTGATCAACAAGGTGTACATGGCAGGTTACGTGATCTCGTTGGTATTTCTATGCCTGGCCACGCTGATATTCATGCAATTTAG ATCTCTCAAATGCGTCCGAAACACGATCCATACAAACTTGTTCGTCGCTTCAATCCTCCATAACTTGTTATGGTTGGTATGGTATTGCGTTATCTACCAGATGGGTAGCATCTCCGAGTGGTCG GAAGTCTCGCTCGTCGCCTGCAAGGTTCTCCAGACATTGGTCCAATACTTCACTGTTTGCACATATTTCTGGATGTTATGTGAAG GTCTCTACTTGTTCGTCGTGTTGATTGTCACTTTCATATCCGAGTCCAGGGTCTTGATTGGTTTGTGCACTTTGGGATGGGTCTGTCCCGGGGTTCTCATTCTCTTGTACGTACTTTTAAGGACCCTCTCGTCAGAGCCCGGACACCACGAGCT TTGTTGGATGGAAGACACGCCCTATAACTGGGTGTATAAGCTACCTTGCATCCTCACCATCTTTATCAATTTGGTGTTTTTGGCCCGAATTGTCCACGTGTTGGTTGCCAAACTTCACAAAGATGTGTCGGATCGAGCAGCTCTCATTAAAACTGCACGAGCCATTG GTGTGCTCGTACCGCTTTTCGGACTTCATAATTTTCTGGCGGCGGTAAAACCCGATGAAGGGGATTCTACTTTGCGCATTATCATGGAATTCCTCTGCGCCATCACAACCTCCTTCCAG GGATTAGTGATTGCCATCCTGTTTTGCCTCATTAATAGTGAGGTCTCATTCCAACTCAAAAAGTTCTTTGGCGACCATATCGACACCAGACACCAATCCATGGCAATGACTCAATACACG GTCCGGACGACTCGATTGGGTTCCATTACGCCTCATCCTCACATGGCAGCTCTTCGCCAAGAGTTCCTTGTCAATCGAGTGTACGATGATATCAGTGAAGAATCCGTGTCAATGCCCGCATGGCGTAACCCCAATAATGCATGTACCGATTTGATACGACATCTAACCAATGTCATTAAAGTATTATTAGTTCATCATAGGCACGAAAATCTTAAACTAGAGCAATGGATTTGTCAATGTTTATTTTGGGAAATGTCCCAATGA
- the LOC131892109 gene encoding diuretic hormone receptor-like isoform X2, translated as MTSTTFENVTCSNFCNITNPVWCKNFMLGLSTLHCSTEDCEKNLCQEVALCEDLAESNPIFEASGQDFCPIVFDGWSCVNSTPAGSTIKFPCPNFLHLNFDKENLAYRECSSEGHWFDIELNKSFTHYEQCPDVHSFKMFDLINKVYMAGYVISLVFLCLATLIFMQFRSLKCVRNTIHTNLFVASILHNLLWLVWYCVIYQMGSISEWSEVSLVACKVLQTLVQYFTVCTYFWMLCEGLYLFVVLIVTFISESRVLIGLCTLGWVCPGVLILLYVLLRTLSSEPGHHELCWMEDTPYNWVYKLPCILTIFINLVFLARIVHVLVAKLHKDVSDRAALIKTARAIGVLVPLFGLHNFLAAVKPDEGDSTLRIIMEFLCAITTSFQGLVIAILFCLINSEVSFQLKKFFGDHIDTRHQSMAMTQYTVRTTRLGSITPHPHMAALRQEFLVNRVYDDISEESVSMPAWRNPNNYVRGNASQTVATGGSPPNGAEDKSVAFV; from the exons ATGACTTCCACTACGTTTGAGAACGTTACCTGTTCCAACTTCTGCAACATCACTAACCCGGTGTGGTGCAAAAATTTCATGCTTGGTCTGAG tACGCTCCATTGTTCCACCGAGGATTGCGAGAAAAATCTCTGCCAAGAGGTTGCTCTGTGCGAGGATTTGGCCGAGAGTAACCCGATCTTTGAGGCCTCGGGTCAAG ACTTTTGTCCAATCGTCTTTGACGGATGGTCTTGTGTGAATTCGACTCCTGCCGGAAGTACGATCAAGTTTCCATGTCCCAATTTCCTTCACCTCAACTTCGACAAAGAGA ACTTGGCTTATCGTGAATGCTCATCAGAAGGTCATTGGTTCGATATTGAGCTGAATAAGTCCTTCACGCATTACGAGCAATGCCCAGATGTCCACAGCTTCAAG ATGTTCGACTTGATCAACAAGGTGTACATGGCAGGTTACGTGATCTCGTTGGTATTTCTATGCCTGGCCACGCTGATATTCATGCAATTTAG ATCTCTCAAATGCGTCCGAAACACGATCCATACAAACTTGTTCGTCGCTTCAATCCTCCATAACTTGTTATGGTTGGTATGGTATTGCGTTATCTACCAGATGGGTAGCATCTCCGAGTGGTCG GAAGTCTCGCTCGTCGCCTGCAAGGTTCTCCAGACATTGGTCCAATACTTCACTGTTTGCACATATTTCTGGATGTTATGTGAAG GTCTCTACTTGTTCGTCGTGTTGATTGTCACTTTCATATCCGAGTCCAGGGTCTTGATTGGTTTGTGCACTTTGGGATGGGTCTGTCCCGGGGTTCTCATTCTCTTGTACGTACTTTTAAGGACCCTCTCGTCAGAGCCCGGACACCACGAGCT TTGTTGGATGGAAGACACGCCCTATAACTGGGTGTATAAGCTACCTTGCATCCTCACCATCTTTATCAATTTGGTGTTTTTGGCCCGAATTGTCCACGTGTTGGTTGCCAAACTTCACAAAGATGTGTCGGATCGAGCAGCTCTCATTAAAACTGCACGAGCCATTG GTGTGCTCGTACCGCTTTTCGGACTTCATAATTTTCTGGCGGCGGTAAAACCCGATGAAGGGGATTCTACTTTGCGCATTATCATGGAATTCCTCTGCGCCATCACAACCTCCTTCCAG GGATTAGTGATTGCCATCCTGTTTTGCCTCATTAATAGTGAGGTCTCATTCCAACTCAAAAAGTTCTTTGGCGACCATATCGACACCAGACACCAATCCATGGCAATGACTCAATACACG GTCCGGACGACTCGATTGGGTTCCATTACGCCTCATCCTCACATGGCAGCTCTTCGCCAAGAGTTCCTTGTCAATCGAGTGTACGATGATATCAGTGAAGAATCCGTGTCAATGCCCGCATGGCGTAACCCCAATAAT TATGTGCGAGGCAATGCTTCTCAAACGGTGGCAACTGGTGGCTCCCCGCCAAACGGAGCAGAAGACAAATCGGTGGCATTTGTGTGA
- the LOC131892109 gene encoding diuretic hormone receptor-like isoform X3, whose product MTSTTFENVTCSNFCNITNPVWCKNFMLGLSTLHCSTEDCEKNLCQEVALCEDLAESNPIFEASGQDFCPIVFDGWSCVNSTPAGSTIKFPCPNFLHLNFDKENLAYRECSSEGHWFDIELNKSFTHYEQCPDVHSFKMFDLINKVYMAGYVISLVFLCLATLIFMQFRSLKCVRNTIHTNLFVASILHNLLWLVWYCVIYQMGSISEWSEVSLVACKVLQTLVQYFTVCTYFWMLCEGLYLFVVLIVTFISESRVLIGLCTLGWVCPGVLILLYVLLRTLSSEPGHHELCWMEDTPYNWVYKLPCILTIFINLVFLARIVHVLVAKLHKDVSDRAALIKTARAIGVLVPLFGLHNFLAAVKPDEGDSTLRIIMEFLCAITTSFQGLVIAILFCLINSEVSFQLKKFFGDHIDTRHQSMAMTQYTYVRGNASQTVATGGSPPNGAEDKSVAFV is encoded by the exons ATGACTTCCACTACGTTTGAGAACGTTACCTGTTCCAACTTCTGCAACATCACTAACCCGGTGTGGTGCAAAAATTTCATGCTTGGTCTGAG tACGCTCCATTGTTCCACCGAGGATTGCGAGAAAAATCTCTGCCAAGAGGTTGCTCTGTGCGAGGATTTGGCCGAGAGTAACCCGATCTTTGAGGCCTCGGGTCAAG ACTTTTGTCCAATCGTCTTTGACGGATGGTCTTGTGTGAATTCGACTCCTGCCGGAAGTACGATCAAGTTTCCATGTCCCAATTTCCTTCACCTCAACTTCGACAAAGAGA ACTTGGCTTATCGTGAATGCTCATCAGAAGGTCATTGGTTCGATATTGAGCTGAATAAGTCCTTCACGCATTACGAGCAATGCCCAGATGTCCACAGCTTCAAG ATGTTCGACTTGATCAACAAGGTGTACATGGCAGGTTACGTGATCTCGTTGGTATTTCTATGCCTGGCCACGCTGATATTCATGCAATTTAG ATCTCTCAAATGCGTCCGAAACACGATCCATACAAACTTGTTCGTCGCTTCAATCCTCCATAACTTGTTATGGTTGGTATGGTATTGCGTTATCTACCAGATGGGTAGCATCTCCGAGTGGTCG GAAGTCTCGCTCGTCGCCTGCAAGGTTCTCCAGACATTGGTCCAATACTTCACTGTTTGCACATATTTCTGGATGTTATGTGAAG GTCTCTACTTGTTCGTCGTGTTGATTGTCACTTTCATATCCGAGTCCAGGGTCTTGATTGGTTTGTGCACTTTGGGATGGGTCTGTCCCGGGGTTCTCATTCTCTTGTACGTACTTTTAAGGACCCTCTCGTCAGAGCCCGGACACCACGAGCT TTGTTGGATGGAAGACACGCCCTATAACTGGGTGTATAAGCTACCTTGCATCCTCACCATCTTTATCAATTTGGTGTTTTTGGCCCGAATTGTCCACGTGTTGGTTGCCAAACTTCACAAAGATGTGTCGGATCGAGCAGCTCTCATTAAAACTGCACGAGCCATTG GTGTGCTCGTACCGCTTTTCGGACTTCATAATTTTCTGGCGGCGGTAAAACCCGATGAAGGGGATTCTACTTTGCGCATTATCATGGAATTCCTCTGCGCCATCACAACCTCCTTCCAG GGATTAGTGATTGCCATCCTGTTTTGCCTCATTAATAGTGAGGTCTCATTCCAACTCAAAAAGTTCTTTGGCGACCATATCGACACCAGACACCAATCCATGGCAATGACTCAATACACG TATGTGCGAGGCAATGCTTCTCAAACGGTGGCAACTGGTGGCTCCCCGCCAAACGGAGCAGAAGACAAATCGGTGGCATTTGTGTGA